In Mus caroli chromosome 9, CAROLI_EIJ_v1.1, whole genome shotgun sequence, a single window of DNA contains:
- the Vstm5 gene encoding V-set and transmembrane domain-containing protein 5, producing MRPLRCGERTQGIPLGLLAFWVTAARCLQSQGVSLYIPQSAINATVQQDILLSVNYICHGVPTIEWKYTPNWGVQRIVEWKPGTPANVSQSHRERVCTFDNGSIQLFRVDVKDSGYYIITVTEHPGSSQSGTILLHVSEIRYEDLHFVAVFFALLAAVAVVLISLMWVCNQCAYKFQRKRRYKLKESTTEEIEMKDVEC from the exons ATGAGGCCACTGCGGTGCGGGGAGAGGACCCAAGGCATCCCGCTGGGGCTGCTCGCGTTCTGGGTGACTGCTGCCCGCTGTCTGCAGA GTCAGGGGGTGTCACTGTACATTCCACAGTCGGCCATCAACGCCACTGTCCAACAAGATATCCTGTTGTCAGTGAACTACATCTGCCATGGCGTGCCCACTATTGAGTGGAAGTACACACCTAACTGGGGTGTGCAGAGGATCGTGGAGTGGAAACCAGGGACCCCAGCCAATGTCTCCCAAAGCCACAGAGAGAGAGTCTGCACCTTTGACAATGGCTCCATCCAGCTTTTCCGTGTGGATGTGAAGGATTCTGGCTATTACATCATCACTGTCACAGAGCATCCGGGGAGCAGCCAGTCTGGCACCATCTTGCTGCATGTGTCTG AGATCCGCTATGAAGACCTCCACTTCGTTGCTGTCTTCTTTGCTCTGCTCGCTGCCGTGGCTGTGGTGCTAATCAGCCTCATGTGGGTTTGCAATCAGTGTGCATATAAATTCCAAAGGAAGAGGAGGTACAAACTCAAAG aaaGCACCACTGAGGAGATTGAGATGAAAGATGTTGAGTGTTAG